The Ananas comosus cultivar F153 linkage group 7, ASM154086v1, whole genome shotgun sequence genome has a window encoding:
- the LOC109713295 gene encoding cysteine-rich repeat secretory protein 55-like — MALVLFHLQLIAIISVLITTAFPYPAYSEANATLTYCSGDPPYKPTSPVLSPTQFTDFLYGVATAAPTTADRSSSSQLPAGDQTIYAVAQCRFDASPSDCSACLNSSLDSIGSSCAASAVRYDLCLLRYDVHDLSLFDENEYTAAVFNATRAAAKPAEFERDVSALLSAVVNDSAAAGSRLWTGVMTNSSAGRSVYEMAQCIPELSGADCARCLRGALGRLTADYNGSAGMQVLRLSCAVRYDTYPFFDPSLPLPRTLLNGSAANSLSAPPPIVAPSGQSVLLFSPPSFVSLAILDKILPKYYWIGANSIYRWKC; from the coding sequence ATGGCTCTTGTCCTCTTCCATCTGCAGTTAATCGCGATCATATCCGTCCTTATTACTACGGCGTTCCCATACCCAGCTTACTCCGAGGCTAATGCCACGCTCACCTACTGCTCCGGCGATCCGCCCTACAAACCCACCTCCCCTGTCCTGAGCCCTACCCAGTTCACGGACTTCCTCTACGGCGTGGCCACCGCCGCTCCTACCACCGCCGACAGGTCCTCCAGCTCCCAGCTCCCCGCCGGCGACCAGACCATCTACGCCGTCGCCCAGTGCCGCTTCGACGCCTCCCCCTCCGACTGCTCCGCCTGCCTCAACTCCTCCCTCGACTCCATCGGCAGCAGCtgcgccgcctccgccgtccgCTACGACCTCTGCCTCCTCCGCTACGACGTCCACGACCTCTCCCTCTTCGACGAGAACGAGTACACCGCCGCCGTCTTCAACGCCACCCGCGCCGCCGCGAAGCCCGCCGAGTTCGAGAGGGACGTGTCGGCCCTGCTGTCCGCCGTCGTCAACGACAGCGCCGCGGCGGGGTCGCGGCTGTGGACGGGCGTCATGACGAATAGCTCCGCCGGCCGGAGCGTGTACGAGATGGCGCAGTGCATCCCGGAGCTGTCCGGCGCCGACTGCGCCAGGTGCCTGCGGGGGGCGCTCGGCCGGCTGACGGCGGACTACAACGGCAGCGCCGGCATGCAGGTGCTGAGGCTCAGCTGCGCCGTCAGGTACGACACCTACCCCTTCTTCGACCCCTCCCTCCCGCTGCCCAGGACTCTGCTCAACGGCTCGGCCGCCAACAGCCTGTCAGCACCTCCGCCGATCGTCGCTCCGTCTGGTCAGTCTGTGCTGCTCTTCTCCCCACCATCCTTTGTCAGTCTGGCGATTTTAGATAAAATTCTCCCGAAGTACTACTGGATAGGTGCAAATTCCATATATAGATGGAAATGTTag
- the LOC109713034 gene encoding uncharacterized protein LOC109713034 isoform X2, with amino-acid sequence MLAFNLLNSPRTIKTPSSSSSSLPPTQTYFFVSCALSSPSPPSSREEAISQARTSLSTTLQKPLNNPLPSLPTRKLKKQKQPRFRVEIPLLDDSPSSLAQLAAELFSDVLIIKKGSKPPCILILWPSPALLQCAHQVFDAMPSSVVNSDVASVIPEQLGPADFVVFSAPERTQLEEIRAITNALYPKPAILFNPKWAFEEEKDFGGGLGSFVGSFDVVYSFMGLEVRGILSKRKGVVLRFVKDGVLSGEGWVVMVEEEGEQKKKGEMRVVSRFKKRPSIGEVESVLYNLMAANSPVTKSVKFLRDLASNAVTGKKPKQMKLLKELLNSSQLSVKLLRAVCSHISP; translated from the exons atgttGGCCTTCAATCTCCTCAACTCCCCTCGCACCATTAaaaccccttcttcttcttcttcttctttacctCCTACTCAAACCTACTTCTTCGTCTCCTGcgctctctcctctccctctcccccatCCTCGCGAGAAGAAGCCATTTCCCAAGCCAGAACCTCCCTCTCCACCACCCTccaaaagcccctcaacaaccccctcccctccctccccACGCGCAAGCTCAAGAAGCAGAAGCAGCCCAGGTTCCGCGTCGAGATCCCGCTCCTCGACGACTCCCCATCCTCTCTCGCCCAGCTCGCCGCCGAGCTCTTCTCCGACGTGCTCATCATCAAAAAGGGCTCAAAACCACCATGCATCCTCATCCTCTGGCCCTCCCCTGCTCTTCTACAATGCGCCCACCAGGTGTTCGACGCAATGCCCAGCTCCGTTGTCAACTCGGACGTGGCCTCTGTTATCCCGGAGCAACTCGGCCCCGCGGATTTCGTTGTGTTCTCGGCGCCGGAGCGAACCCAGTTGGAGGAGATTAGGGCCATCACCAATGCTTTGTACCCAAAACCCGCGATTTTGTTCAACCCAAAATGGGCTTTTGAGGAGGAGAAGGACTTTGGTGGGGGACTGGGGAGCTTCGTTGGGTCCTTTGATGTGGTGTATTCCTTCATGGGCTTGGAGGTGAGGGGGATCCTGAGCAAGAGGAAAGGCGTGGTTTTGAGGTTTGTGAAGGATGGGGTGTTGAGTGGGGAAGGTTGGGTGGTGATggtggaggaggaaggggagcagaagaagaagggggagaTGAGGGTGGTTTCAAGGTTTAAGAAGCGGCCGTCGATCGGCGAGGTTGAGAGCGTTCTCTATAACCTCATGGCGGCGAATTCGCCCGTGACGAAGTCGGTGAAGTTCCTCAGAGACTTAGCTTCCAATGCCGTCACCGGAAAGAAGCCGAAGCA AATGAAGCTGCTCAAAGAATTGCTGAATTCATCACAGCTCTCCGTGAAGTTGTTACGTGCTGTATGCTCTCACATAAGCCCTTAA
- the LOC109713035 gene encoding cysteine-rich receptor-like protein kinase 8 isoform X1 produces MGKVARDAQYKQIRSISFDLKTLCTATNNFAIQNKLGSGGAGMVYKGTLPDGQEIAVKRFSGASHQGITELGVIVLIAKLEHPNLAKLIGFCYEKMEMLLVCEYLPNKSLDNYLFDPNRRAQLDWRMRYMIIRGVCQGLLYLHEDSQLTIIHRDLKASNILLDKDMNPKIADFGLAKLLGSDKTHEITRKNAGTLGYMAPEYYNKGQFSKQSDVYSYGILVLEIVTGERNSEFEGSSDALYLSTYVWKHWRNGKGLDVVDKSLGNLYEQDEALKCIQIGLLCAQHDRAKRPSMSQVSSMLDGPNEISEQPCEPGYVPVVDNTTVISSPEQEQAPFNTYRAIQERETV; encoded by the exons ATGGGTAAAGTTGCTAGAGATGCACAAT ATAAACAGATAAGGTCCATATCGTTTGATCTGAAAACGCTTTGTACGGCCACAAATAACTTCGCTATTCAAAATAAGCTCGGAAGCGGTGGAGCTGGAATGGTCTACAAG GGAACGCTACCGGATGGACAGGAAATAGCAGTGAAGAGGTTTTCCGGAGCATCGCATCAAGGGATAACAGAGTTAGGAGTTATCGTCTTGATTGCAAAGCTCGAGCATCCGAATCTTGCCAAGTTGATCGGCTTTTGCTATGAAAAAATGGAAATGCTTCTGGTTTGTGAATATCTGCCCAATAAAAGTCTAGACAACTACTTGTTCG ATCCCAACAGGCGAGCACAACTAGACTGGCGAATGCGCTACATGATCATCAGAGGAGTCTGTCAGGGTCTTCTTTACCTTCATGAAGATTCACAGCTGACGATCATCCATCGAGATCTAAAAGCAAGTAATATCTTGCTAGATAAGGACATGAATCctaaaattgcagattttggtctCGCAAAGCTTTTGGGTAGCGATAAAACCCATGAAATCACTAGAAAAAATGCTGGTACATT AGGATATATGGCACCTGAATATTACAATAAGGGGCAATTTTCAAAGCAATCGGACGTGTATAGCTATGGTATATTGGTCTTAGAGATTGTAACTGGAGAAAGAAACAGTGAATTTGAAGGATCAAGCGACGCTCTGTATCTTTCAACCTAT GTATGGAAACACTGGAGAAATGGGAAGGGACTAGATGTCGTCGATAAAAGTCTAGGTAATCTGTATGAACAAGACGAAGCATTAAAATGCATCCAGATTGGGCTACTTTGTGCACAACATGACCGCGCAAAGCGACCCAGCATGAGTCAAGTCTCATCCATGCTTGATGGTCCCAATGAAATATCGGAACAACCATGCGAGCCTGGGTACGTGCCAGTGGTTGACAACACTACAGTTATTAGCTCACCCGAACAAGAACAAGCGCCATTCAATACATACAGGGCCATTCAAGAACGAGAAACCGTGTAG
- the LOC109713035 gene encoding cysteine-rich receptor-like protein kinase 8 isoform X2, with amino-acid sequence MHNIRSISFDLKTLCTATNNFAIQNKLGSGGAGMVYKGTLPDGQEIAVKRFSGASHQGITELGVIVLIAKLEHPNLAKLIGFCYEKMEMLLVCEYLPNKSLDNYLFDPNRRAQLDWRMRYMIIRGVCQGLLYLHEDSQLTIIHRDLKASNILLDKDMNPKIADFGLAKLLGSDKTHEITRKNAGTLGYMAPEYYNKGQFSKQSDVYSYGILVLEIVTGERNSEFEGSSDALYLSTYVWKHWRNGKGLDVVDKSLGNLYEQDEALKCIQIGLLCAQHDRAKRPSMSQVSSMLDGPNEISEQPCEPGYVPVVDNTTVISSPEQEQAPFNTYRAIQERETV; translated from the exons ATGCACAAT ATAAGGTCCATATCGTTTGATCTGAAAACGCTTTGTACGGCCACAAATAACTTCGCTATTCAAAATAAGCTCGGAAGCGGTGGAGCTGGAATGGTCTACAAG GGAACGCTACCGGATGGACAGGAAATAGCAGTGAAGAGGTTTTCCGGAGCATCGCATCAAGGGATAACAGAGTTAGGAGTTATCGTCTTGATTGCAAAGCTCGAGCATCCGAATCTTGCCAAGTTGATCGGCTTTTGCTATGAAAAAATGGAAATGCTTCTGGTTTGTGAATATCTGCCCAATAAAAGTCTAGACAACTACTTGTTCG ATCCCAACAGGCGAGCACAACTAGACTGGCGAATGCGCTACATGATCATCAGAGGAGTCTGTCAGGGTCTTCTTTACCTTCATGAAGATTCACAGCTGACGATCATCCATCGAGATCTAAAAGCAAGTAATATCTTGCTAGATAAGGACATGAATCctaaaattgcagattttggtctCGCAAAGCTTTTGGGTAGCGATAAAACCCATGAAATCACTAGAAAAAATGCTGGTACATT AGGATATATGGCACCTGAATATTACAATAAGGGGCAATTTTCAAAGCAATCGGACGTGTATAGCTATGGTATATTGGTCTTAGAGATTGTAACTGGAGAAAGAAACAGTGAATTTGAAGGATCAAGCGACGCTCTGTATCTTTCAACCTAT GTATGGAAACACTGGAGAAATGGGAAGGGACTAGATGTCGTCGATAAAAGTCTAGGTAATCTGTATGAACAAGACGAAGCATTAAAATGCATCCAGATTGGGCTACTTTGTGCACAACATGACCGCGCAAAGCGACCCAGCATGAGTCAAGTCTCATCCATGCTTGATGGTCCCAATGAAATATCGGAACAACCATGCGAGCCTGGGTACGTGCCAGTGGTTGACAACACTACAGTTATTAGCTCACCCGAACAAGAACAAGCGCCATTCAATACATACAGGGCCATTCAAGAACGAGAAACCGTGTAG
- the LOC109713034 gene encoding uncharacterized protein LOC109713034 isoform X1: MLAFNLLNSPRTIKTPSSSSSSLPPTQTYFFVSCALSSPSPPSSREEAISQARTSLSTTLQKPLNNPLPSLPTRKLKKQKQPRFRVEIPLLDDSPSSLAQLAAELFSDVLIIKKGSKPPCILILWPSPALLQCAHQVFDAMPSSVVNSDVASVIPEQLGPADFVVFSAPERTQLEEIRAITNALYPKPAILFNPKWAFEEEKDFGGGLGSFVGSFDVVYSFMGLEVRGILSKRKGVVLRFVKDGVLSGEGWVVMVEEEGEQKKKGEMRVVSRFKKRPSIGEVESVLYNLMAANSPVTKSVKFLRDLASNAVTGKKPKQGTTIVEQSVMDTAMTCYTSLLAEETRRGRQDVL, encoded by the exons atgttGGCCTTCAATCTCCTCAACTCCCCTCGCACCATTAaaaccccttcttcttcttcttcttctttacctCCTACTCAAACCTACTTCTTCGTCTCCTGcgctctctcctctccctctcccccatCCTCGCGAGAAGAAGCCATTTCCCAAGCCAGAACCTCCCTCTCCACCACCCTccaaaagcccctcaacaaccccctcccctccctccccACGCGCAAGCTCAAGAAGCAGAAGCAGCCCAGGTTCCGCGTCGAGATCCCGCTCCTCGACGACTCCCCATCCTCTCTCGCCCAGCTCGCCGCCGAGCTCTTCTCCGACGTGCTCATCATCAAAAAGGGCTCAAAACCACCATGCATCCTCATCCTCTGGCCCTCCCCTGCTCTTCTACAATGCGCCCACCAGGTGTTCGACGCAATGCCCAGCTCCGTTGTCAACTCGGACGTGGCCTCTGTTATCCCGGAGCAACTCGGCCCCGCGGATTTCGTTGTGTTCTCGGCGCCGGAGCGAACCCAGTTGGAGGAGATTAGGGCCATCACCAATGCTTTGTACCCAAAACCCGCGATTTTGTTCAACCCAAAATGGGCTTTTGAGGAGGAGAAGGACTTTGGTGGGGGACTGGGGAGCTTCGTTGGGTCCTTTGATGTGGTGTATTCCTTCATGGGCTTGGAGGTGAGGGGGATCCTGAGCAAGAGGAAAGGCGTGGTTTTGAGGTTTGTGAAGGATGGGGTGTTGAGTGGGGAAGGTTGGGTGGTGATggtggaggaggaaggggagcagaagaagaagggggagaTGAGGGTGGTTTCAAGGTTTAAGAAGCGGCCGTCGATCGGCGAGGTTGAGAGCGTTCTCTATAACCTCATGGCGGCGAATTCGCCCGTGACGAAGTCGGTGAAGTTCCTCAGAGACTTAGCTTCCAATGCCGTCACCGGAAAGAAGCCGAAGCA GGGAACAACGATCGTGGAGCAGAGTGTGATGGATACTGCCATGACGTGTTACACGAGTCTGCTAGCCGAGGAGACAAGACGAGGTCGTCAAGATGTGCTGTGA
- the LOC109713034 gene encoding uncharacterized protein LOC109713034 isoform X3 — MLAFNLLNSPRTIKTPSSSSSSLPPTQTYFFVSCALSSPSPPSSREEAISQARTSLSTTLQKPLNNPLPSLPTRKLKKQKQPRFRVEIPLLDDSPSSLAQLAAELFSDVLIIKKGSKPPCILILWPSPALLQCAHQVFDAMPSSVVNSDVASVIPEQLGPADFVVFSAPERTQLEEIRAITNALYPKPAILFNPKWAFEEEKDFGGGLGSFVGSFDVVYSFMGLEVRGILSKRKGVVLRFVKDGVLSGEGWVVMVEEEGEQKKKGEMRVVSRFKKRPSIGEVESVLYNLMAANSPVTKSVKFLRDLASNAVTGKKPKQSFPGIKVATKESPNNRRFMYLEN; from the exons atgttGGCCTTCAATCTCCTCAACTCCCCTCGCACCATTAaaaccccttcttcttcttcttcttctttacctCCTACTCAAACCTACTTCTTCGTCTCCTGcgctctctcctctccctctcccccatCCTCGCGAGAAGAAGCCATTTCCCAAGCCAGAACCTCCCTCTCCACCACCCTccaaaagcccctcaacaaccccctcccctccctccccACGCGCAAGCTCAAGAAGCAGAAGCAGCCCAGGTTCCGCGTCGAGATCCCGCTCCTCGACGACTCCCCATCCTCTCTCGCCCAGCTCGCCGCCGAGCTCTTCTCCGACGTGCTCATCATCAAAAAGGGCTCAAAACCACCATGCATCCTCATCCTCTGGCCCTCCCCTGCTCTTCTACAATGCGCCCACCAGGTGTTCGACGCAATGCCCAGCTCCGTTGTCAACTCGGACGTGGCCTCTGTTATCCCGGAGCAACTCGGCCCCGCGGATTTCGTTGTGTTCTCGGCGCCGGAGCGAACCCAGTTGGAGGAGATTAGGGCCATCACCAATGCTTTGTACCCAAAACCCGCGATTTTGTTCAACCCAAAATGGGCTTTTGAGGAGGAGAAGGACTTTGGTGGGGGACTGGGGAGCTTCGTTGGGTCCTTTGATGTGGTGTATTCCTTCATGGGCTTGGAGGTGAGGGGGATCCTGAGCAAGAGGAAAGGCGTGGTTTTGAGGTTTGTGAAGGATGGGGTGTTGAGTGGGGAAGGTTGGGTGGTGATggtggaggaggaaggggagcagaagaagaagggggagaTGAGGGTGGTTTCAAGGTTTAAGAAGCGGCCGTCGATCGGCGAGGTTGAGAGCGTTCTCTATAACCTCATGGCGGCGAATTCGCCCGTGACGAAGTCGGTGAAGTTCCTCAGAGACTTAGCTTCCAATGCCGTCACCGGAAAGAAGCCGAAGCA AAGTTTTCCAGGGATTAAAGTTGCAACTAAAGAATCACCGAATAACAGAAGGTTTATGTACttagaaaactaa
- the LOC109713038 gene encoding transcription factor ILR3-like, with translation MGSSENANWVFDCPLLDDVAVAGDDFPASGSGFYWGSQGINGSSNGGVEISGSFLDSECVKERGSNKRVRSESCQPSSKACREKMRRDKLNDKFLELGSILDPGKPPKMDKAAILSDAVRMVTELRSEARKLKESNESLQEKIKELKAEKNELRDEKQRLKAEKESLEQQIKIINSRPSYMPHPPVMPAAFAAPGQSAGHKLVMPLIGYPGYPMWQFMPPADVDTSQDAESCPPVA, from the exons ATGGGTTCCTCCGAGAACGCTAATTGGGTCTTCGATTGCCCCCTCCTAGACGACGTGGCCGTCGCTGGCGACGATTTCCCGGCGTCGGGGAGCGGATTCTACTGGGGATCGCAGGGAATCAACGGATCCTCCAATGGCGG GGTTGAAATAAGTGGCTCCTTTTTGGACTCTGAATGTGTCAAAGAACGAGGCTCCAATAAACG TGTTAGGTCTGAAAGCTGTCAGCCAAGTTCCAAAGCTTgtagagagaaaatgagaaggGATAAGCTGAACGATAA GTTCTTGGAGTTGGGCTCCATTTTGGACCCAGGTAAGCCACCAAAAATGGATAAAGCAGCTATTTTAAGTGATGCAGTCCGTATGGTGACCGAGTTACGTAGTGAAGCACGAAAGCTGAAAGAGTCAAATGAGAGTCTCCAAGAAAAGATCAAAGAGCTAAAG GCCGAGAAGAATGAGCTTCGCGACGAGAAGCAGAGGCTGAAGGCTGAGAAAGAGAGCCTGGAGCAGCAAATAAAGATCATAAACTCTCGTCCGAGCTACATGCCGCACCCTCCTGTCATGCCGGCCGCATTTGCTGCCCCGGGTCAATCGGCAGGTCACAAGCTGGTGATGCCTCTCATCGGCTACCCGGGATATCCTATGTGGCAGTTCATGCCCCCTGCAGATGTCGACACCTCGCAGGACGCCGAGTCCTGCCCTCCAGTGGCTTAA
- the LOC109712606 gene encoding photosynthetic NDH subunit of lumenal location 3, chloroplastic-like produces MLHTFASSASPTNPMATSLSTINGSASQFSPAKLKQIKNHKPKYQSLQSYMLAQAQESHSLPSKSTITAHTVSRRASLSFSMALLLHQLHIEPSRADEGNGLWLTGPLPVPTVTNKIANEETGTRSFLRNGIYIANIGPQGSAFRLKHYSFDLLALGDMLGQETMSYFRKYLCMKSTVMYYDFDKVISAASDEQKQPLTDLANRLFNNVEKIEEAVKTQNNTMMQSCYADTVPILQEVMARMA; encoded by the exons ATGCTTCATACTTTTGCTAGTAGTGCTTCTCCCACAAACCCTATGGCCACTTCTCTCTCTACCATCAATGGATCAGCTTCCCAATTCTCCCCAGCCAAACtaaaacaaatcaaaaaccACAAACCAAAATATCAAAGCCTACAATCTTACATGCTGGCACAAGCCCAAGAATCCCACTCCCTCCCATCCAAAAGCACTATAACTGCACACACCGTCTCAAGAAGAGCTTCTTTAAGCTTCTCCATGGCCCTCCTACTTCACCAACTACACATCGAACCCTCGCGAGCCGACGAGGGGAATGGATTATGGCTCACTGGCCCGTTGCCTGTCCCCACAGTCACTAACA AGATCGCAAATGAAGAAACAGGCACGCGATCATTTCTTAGGAACGGGATTTACATAGCGAATATAGGACCCCAAGGAAGTGCTTTTAGGCTGAAGCACTACTCATTTGATCTACTAGCTTTAGGAGATATGCTGGGCCAAGAAACAATGAGCTATTTTAGGAAGTACCTGTGTATGAAGTCAACTGTCATGTACTACGATTTCGATAAGGTCATCTCCGCAGCTTCTGATGAGCAGAAGCAGCCGCTTACAGACCTTGCCAACCGATTGTTCAACAATGTTGAGAAG ATTGAAGAGGCTGTGAAGACGCAGAACAACACTATGATGCAGTCTTGTTATGCAGATACTGTACCGATTCTCCAGGAAGTTATGGCACGAATGGCATAA